In Chitinophaga oryzae, the sequence GATAGCAGCAATAGACGAAGAAAGACCATCGTGAAGATCCTGCCCAAGTCGTCGCTGCTCTTCCCTCACCGCCTCGTGCCTGGCTTCTTCCATGGAGATGATCTGCATATTGGTAGCGTTATTTAAGGCTTCAATCTGCGCTTTGGCTTTCCTGCTCCGGTAAAGCATGATCAGATAGATGGTCAGCACAATAAAGGCCGCAGCAGATGAAATAACCACCAGCCAAAGCGTTCGCTGTTTTTTGATGGTTTCTGAATGCTGAAGCTCAATCCTCGTATTTTCGGCGTCGGTGTAAGCATATAACAAACTATCCATTTGTGTCATCAATATTGTCTTTGCCTTTCGCTCATTCGCCAAAGATTGGGTTAGCCATGTATAGCCTCCCCGGTAGTCTCCTTGAGCCACCTGAAGTTTTGCTTTGTATTCATCAACTATCGGCTTTTGATTTTTTAAAAAAACGGGAACCGATTCAAGTTTACTTATATAAAAACGTACGCTATCATAGTTTTTTAAGGCCAGGAAGTGTTCAATTTTTAATTCATAAAGGGTCCTTTCTATATAGGCTGTCGCCTGGTCTTCATATGTATTTTTTAGTGCCTGTATGCTATCCAGCAGCGCCCCTGCTTTGGCTTGCCTGCCTTCAATGGCAGCAATATCATACTGCCTCATCAGTATGAAATAGTCATTATAAAACATGAAGGTTCTGTTAATGGGGTATTTGTGCTTTAGTTCAGCGCTAATTTGGTCGGCCACCTGTATTGTTTGATAAGCAGCTGCCGTATCATGCATATTCAAATAGGAATTGATGGCTCCCATTAAAATGTCTATGGCATGCATCCCGTTAACATTATCTGTTTTTTTTTTCCGCAGCAGCTCAGGCAGGTGTTTTATATACGCTTCTCTACCCTTATAAATAGAGATAACTTTATCATGTAAGTCCTGTTCCAGCAAAATCTGTACTTTGCTCTGGTCCTCCAGCAAAGGACGTGTTCTGCCATTTTTTTCTAATTCCCTGGCTTCTTTTTCAGTATAATACATGGCTGCTCCGGTTTCTCCAAACATCAGTGCGTTGTTGGATAATGCCAGATAGTAGTTCACACGGGGACGCCCATAGTTCTTTTTGCTCCAGGCAATCTCCTTATACAAGCTGAGGAGACGTGCCAGTTCCTGGGTTTTGAATTCTATTCCTTCATCAAGAAACTGTTGTGTCAACGAGTAGGCCTGATCCAGGTAGGCTGTGTCTGAGATGTTACCGGCATGGTAGGTCTTGTTGAGTTTTTCAAAATTCTGTCTGGCACTGTCAAGCGACTGCCCGGCAGCAAATTGGCCCGGGCCTATCAGGAGTAAAAAAAATACAATAAGGAAGTACAAATTCTTTTGTGACTGATAGGGATTAACTGTCGTCATCATAAGGTTACACAATTATTTTACCGGGACTGTTTAGATTATTTCCTGTTTGCGCGCATATGACAATAACGCCGTAATGGAATTGACATTCACTTTCGCCATCATATTGCGTCTGTGCGCTACAATAGTATGTTTACTAAGATATGTTCGTTCAGCCGTTTGAGCAATGGATAATCCCTGTGCAAAATGTTGCAGAATCTCCACTTCCCTCGCTGAAAATGGTGTTGCTCCTTTTAAATTTGAATTTGAGTTAATTTCAGCTATCGCCGGGCTGATATATTGTTCGCCACGGCCTACCATGGTCAGGCATTCAAGAATCGCATCAAATCCTGATGATTTACTAATAAGCCCGTTGGGACTATAGCTGAGGATATTAGTGATGGCTATTGGACTGGCTACAGAACTTACGATAATAATCGTAACGTGTTTATTTAACCGTCTGGCTACATTGATAAGGGGCAGCCCATTTTGATTCTTCAAATAGTAATCCAGGAATAGATAAACAGGAAGCCCGGTATGTTTCATCAGGAATTGGGTTAATTCCTGCTCCTCACAAAGCGTATGTACTGAACGAAAAAGTTCCAGCCGTTCAATCAACGCCGAAAAAGAGTCTGCAAACAAAAGGTGATCATCAAATACGATTGCTATAGCCTCCCTTTTTTTCATAAAAAACTTCTATAGAAGCCCGAATATAGCAAAAAAATGTGATTTTGATACAGCGAAGATGAACGCAGATATACCTATAAATCATTATATTATACATGTAAATTATCTGGTCCGGCAATAAACGTCACCACTACAATAGCAAATTTCTGCTATTTTTTAAAATTCCCTAGCATTTTATTGTCTTAAGATAGGGCCTTATACCTCGTTTTAAAAGAAGTGGATTAATTTTGTATTCCTTCAACACTCCTGTCATAGCAAGCAATTAGCAGAATAAACAAAGTCATAAAATTAATTTTCAGAATGCGATTAATCATTAAAAATGCCGAAACTGCTTATGTCACCCCTGCTTCACAGCCGAACCGACTGAATATAGACATTGCAGGAATAGAGCCTGAAGACATCCTGCTTCAGATAGATATAGATCAGGTCATAAGCTACTATGGCATCACAGAATTACTCGACATCATTGGCGACCAGGAAATCAGGGCCCATCTTTTACATTCGACAGCGCAAAACCGGGTAAACGTAAAAATATAAGATTAAGACTGTTTGTTCACCTTATCCCATAATGATGAGAAAAAAGCAAGATACTTCAGATAGCTTCAGTAAAATGCTGATTTCAGTGTTGGTACATGACCTCAGACAACCATTTGCAACACTTATCTCGGCTGCAGACATGATCAAATATGCAGACCACCCCTTATCCGAAGAAGAGCTGTATATGATCTTCGACCATATGCGTCATACGGCATCAAAAAGCATTAAGCTGCTTGACGGGCTGGTTTTTTGGATGAAATCCCAAAATAACGGTTATACCTGTCAAACACAATCACTACCCTTACGTGAACTCATCAATAGCGCTAACGGGCTGTATATTTATGACCAGGCGAGTAAATCCATCAGTATTTCCAATACTATTCCAGAGCATCAACTGATTCATGCAAATAAGGAAATGCTGCAATTTATTAATAGGAACATTTTAAGTAATGCCACCAAATACTCTCCCCCGGGAGGAATCATCAATATATCATGCAGTGTTGAAGACAATCAGATCACCGTGGCATTTGCTGATCAGGGGATGGGAATAAGGGAAGAACAGCTTGAACGCTTGTTTAGTGTCCAGGATACCAGGGTGTTAGACAGCCATTATCTTCAAGGCGCCGGAATTGCTTTAAGTATTTGCCAGGATATGATCTGGCAGATGGAAGGGAAATTATGGGCGGAATCTTCATACGGTCATGGAGCCACTTTTTTCTATTCATTGCCCCTTCCGGCACCAGGCTTACCTTTATAAAAATGTAATCTTGCGCAAACAACAAAACGTAAGTCTTTGCTGTTATATCGCTTATGCTACAGACGATGATAAAGAATCAAAACAATTCTTATAACAATCAATATAGATAAGTTGTGTATGGCTTTAGAATTCACTGATACAAACTTCTTTCGTGAAGTGATATTCTCTGACAAACTTTGTGTTGTTGACTTCTGGTCAGAATGGTGCGGTTCCTGCGCCGCAATGCGCCCAGTCATTGAAGCGCTGGCTGATGAGTATGCCGGTAAAGTAAATGTGGGTAAAATAAATGTGGACCGGAACCCCTATCGTGCCTTAAAATACAATATCACCAGCCTCCCTGTGATCGCGTTCTTCAGAGATGGCAAGCTTGTTTACAAACATGTTGGCATCATTCCCAAAGATAAACTTGACAAGGAAATCCAGGAATACCTCAAATCACCAGATAAAATCCAGGCATGCCTCGAACCACTGCATGAAGCAAGGGAATGGCCCGGTCCACCACTGCTTCATCCCTTACCAGGCTGATTTTTGAACCGGAACAATTGACAATCGTGATTGTCTCCAGTATACTTGACGGGCGGAAAAGGAAACGCCATTGGACGCTCAACTAAAAAACAAAACCCCGCGACCAGCGCGAGGTTTGTAAGTTTTCTGTGATCCCGCTGGGACTCGAACCCAGGGCCCATACATTAAAAGTGTATTGCTCTACCAACTGAGCTACGGAATCATTTTCCCCTGAAGGGAGCGCGAAGGTAGTAAAAACATTTTCATCTCCAAAAAATATTCAGAAAAAATTTTGTTCCCTATAAATCTTTCAACGCCTGCACTGCGGCATGATACCCGCACATGCCATGTACGCCGCCGCCCGGCGGTGTGGAAGCGGAACAGAGATAGATACCTTTGGCGCTGGTACGGTAAGGCGATGTACTTAGCACCGGCCGCGTGAACAGCTGGCCGATATCGATAGCGCCCCCGTTGATATCTCCCCCGATGTAGTTGGCGTTGTATTGCTGCATGTCAGCGGCATTCATGACATGCCTGCCGATGACACGCTTTTTAAATCCCGGCGCAAAGCGCTCTACCTGGTTTTCGATGATGGCAGTCATGTCTGTGGTATTGCCATTAGGAACATGACAGTATCCCCAGGCCGTATGATGTCCCTGCGGCGCGCGCGTCTGATCGAACAGGCTTTGCTGGGCGAAAAGCACAAAGGGTTTTTGTGAAATTTCGTTTTGCCAGTTGGCCCGCTCCGCTTGTGCAATTTCCGCGAAAGTATTCCCCAGGTGGACAGTGCCGGCTTGCCGGCATTCAGGATTGGTAAATGGTACCGGCCCGTCGAGCGCCCAGTCGATTTTGAAAACGCCGGGGCCATAACGGTAACGTCCTAACGCTTTTGTATAGCCGGTGCTGAAACGGTGCCCTGCCAGGGCGATCAGTTGCCTGGGGGATACATCCAGCATCAGCAGCCTTGCCGGCGGCAGCTGGTCAACGTTTTCTACTTTGATACCGGTTTCGATCTTTCCGCCGAGCGACAGAAAGTACGCCGCCATAGCGTCTGCTATGCCCTGTGAACCGCCTTTTACCAGCGGCCATCCAGCCACATGCCCGGCGGCGCTTAATATAATACCGATAGCGGCGCCGGAGAGATAATGAAACGGCAACATGGAATGCGCTGCCATGCCGGCCCACAAGCCTTTGGCAGCGGTTGTGCGAAAACGTTTGGCCACTGCCGCTGCAGACCGCAGGGCAGTCAGCCCGAAACGCGCCATCAGCCAGGGATGCCGCGGGAAATGAAAAGGCGCCAGGATATCCCCGCTCAATTCATTCCAATGCTCCACCACCGGTCCCACCAGGTCTGCGTAAGCAGCGGCATCAGGCCCCAGGGCAGCGGCAGTAGCGGCTATGCTGCCCTGCAGCACAGCGGCGCTGCCATCATCAAACGGATGCGCGGCCGCCACGGCCGGGTATATCAGCTCAAGGCCGTAGTCCTGTAATGAAAGCCCCCTGAAGAACGGTGACATGATCAGCATGGGGTGTATGGCGGAACATACATCATGACGGAAACCAGGCAACGTCAGCGCTTTGGTGCGCATACCACCGCCGATGGTGTCGCCGGCCTCCAGCACCAATACCTGTAACCCCTGCTGTTGCAGGGTAATAGCGGCCGCCAGTCCGTTAGGCCCCGCTCCCACGACGATTGCATCGTAACTCATCTGAATTTCTCCGGTTTAAATAAAACGGTACCATCTCTTTGTATGATCCATGCGGTGACAGGATTCAGGTGATACCCTCCCATATCCGTGCCACGGGCAGCTGTCAGCTGTTGAAGCGTGGGTTGTATATACCCGGTATCGTCCACCGCCCTGCTCATGATCTCGGTATGCTGGCCGTCCCAGCGCCAGAGATAACGAAAATAAGTATGCGCTTTGTCCAGCACCGGCTCCTGTAACGTTGCTGTATGCCAGTGCCGTCCGGCGTCTGTACTCAACTCCACCCGGCTGATTTTCCCCCGACCGCTCCAGGCAATACCCCGGATCTCTATCCAACCCCGCATGACCTGCTGCGGGTAACTGGGATAGGTAATAATAGAACGGGCGTCCATATCGAAACTGAACTGCCGGATCTTCCCGCCCCTGATCGTCTCCGTGTATTTGGACGTCTCCTCACGCGTCATAAAAGGCTGATCGGAAAGTTCAATACGCCTGATCCATTTTACGTTCGTATTGCCCTCCCAGCCCGGCAGGAACAGCCGTGCAGGATAACCCTGCTGCGGACGGATCGCCTCCCCGTTTTGCGCGTAAGCGATCATGGCATCCTGCCAGCCTTTGCTGACGGGGATACTGCGCGTCATCACGGCCGCGTCGGAGCCTTCCGCCAGAAACCACGTGGCTTTAGGGCTCACTCCTACCTCGCGGAACAAGGTGCTGAGCATCACGCCGGTCCACTCGCTCTGGCTCGTCAACCCGCATATCTCCTGCGGCGTCATGGTTTCTTTTCCTGTCCTGAAGTTACCGGAACATTCGATAAAAGCGATACGTGACAACGCCGGAAACCGCTTCAGGTCCCTCAACGTAAAGACTGTGGGCCGTTCCACCATACCGTGGATAAGCAATTCATACTTATCAGGATCAATATTGGGTACGCCATTGTGACTTCTCTCAAAGTGCAGGTCCGATGGTGTAATGATACCGTAGAAGTCCTGCAGCGGCGACCGGGCAGAGATGTCCGACGCCTTTTTCTCCGGCCGCTCAAAAGGTGAACGGCTACCCAGTTTTCCCACCGGCACGCCGGGCGTTTTTGTCGGGTCTGCCCAAACCTCAGGCGGCGCCTGCTGTGCCGATGCCCCGGGGATCAACGCTCCCAACGCCGACATCGCCGCTGCCTGCAATAACGTTCGTCGCGCAATCTTCTCTTTCTTCATACATTGACTGTTTAT encodes:
- a CDS encoding sensor histidine kinase produces the protein MMTTVNPYQSQKNLYFLIVFFLLLIGPGQFAAGQSLDSARQNFEKLNKTYHAGNISDTAYLDQAYSLTQQFLDEGIEFKTQELARLLSLYKEIAWSKKNYGRPRVNYYLALSNNALMFGETGAAMYYTEKEARELEKNGRTRPLLEDQSKVQILLEQDLHDKVISIYKGREAYIKHLPELLRKKKTDNVNGMHAIDILMGAINSYLNMHDTAAAYQTIQVADQISAELKHKYPINRTFMFYNDYFILMRQYDIAAIEGRQAKAGALLDSIQALKNTYEDQATAYIERTLYELKIEHFLALKNYDSVRFYISKLESVPVFLKNQKPIVDEYKAKLQVAQGDYRGGYTWLTQSLANERKAKTILMTQMDSLLYAYTDAENTRIELQHSETIKKQRTLWLVVISSAAAFIVLTIYLIMLYRSRKAKAQIEALNNATNMQIISMEEARHEAVREEQRRLGQDLHDGLSSSIAAIRHQLETLSMDTEDITLKTKLSRLQLATANAYEAARRKSHEWFNAADGQQELSFEKQVRLLTDQSLPDSRYNKTIHIDDKSLVNVDTDTRIALLRIIQEAVTNIIKHARAKNVSILIYEEEDSLILTISDDGIGLGGKKSGSEKSTMGLESIRRRVQYLNGETNINSNAEGTEIMVSIPLVLS
- a CDS encoding response regulator transcription factor, giving the protein MKKREAIAIVFDDHLLFADSFSALIERLELFRSVHTLCEEQELTQFLMKHTGLPVYLFLDYYLKNQNGLPLINVARRLNKHVTIIIVSSVASPIAITNILSYSPNGLISKSSGFDAILECLTMVGRGEQYISPAIAEINSNSNLKGATPFSAREVEILQHFAQGLSIAQTAERTYLSKHTIVAHRRNMMAKVNVNSITALLSYARKQEII
- a CDS encoding sensor histidine kinase → MMRKKQDTSDSFSKMLISVLVHDLRQPFATLISAADMIKYADHPLSEEELYMIFDHMRHTASKSIKLLDGLVFWMKSQNNGYTCQTQSLPLRELINSANGLYIYDQASKSISISNTIPEHQLIHANKEMLQFINRNILSNATKYSPPGGIINISCSVEDNQITVAFADQGMGIREEQLERLFSVQDTRVLDSHYLQGAGIALSICQDMIWQMEGKLWAESSYGHGATFFYSLPLPAPGLPL
- the trxA gene encoding thioredoxin, with the translated sequence MALEFTDTNFFREVIFSDKLCVVDFWSEWCGSCAAMRPVIEALADEYAGKVNVGKINVDRNPYRALKYNITSLPVIAFFRDGKLVYKHVGIIPKDKLDKEIQEYLKSPDKIQACLEPLHEAREWPGPPLLHPLPG
- a CDS encoding phytoene desaturase family protein, producing the protein MSYDAIVVGAGPNGLAAAITLQQQGLQVLVLEAGDTIGGGMRTKALTLPGFRHDVCSAIHPMLIMSPFFRGLSLQDYGLELIYPAVAAAHPFDDGSAAVLQGSIAATAAALGPDAAAYADLVGPVVEHWNELSGDILAPFHFPRHPWLMARFGLTALRSAAAVAKRFRTTAAKGLWAGMAAHSMLPFHYLSGAAIGIILSAAGHVAGWPLVKGGSQGIADAMAAYFLSLGGKIETGIKVENVDQLPPARLLMLDVSPRQLIALAGHRFSTGYTKALGRYRYGPGVFKIDWALDGPVPFTNPECRQAGTVHLGNTFAEIAQAERANWQNEISQKPFVLFAQQSLFDQTRAPQGHHTAWGYCHVPNGNTTDMTAIIENQVERFAPGFKKRVIGRHVMNAADMQQYNANYIGGDINGGAIDIGQLFTRPVLSTSPYRTSAKGIYLCSASTPPGGGVHGMCGYHAAVQALKDL
- the soxC gene encoding sulfite dehydrogenase codes for the protein MKKEKIARRTLLQAAAMSALGALIPGASAQQAPPEVWADPTKTPGVPVGKLGSRSPFERPEKKASDISARSPLQDFYGIITPSDLHFERSHNGVPNIDPDKYELLIHGMVERPTVFTLRDLKRFPALSRIAFIECSGNFRTGKETMTPQEICGLTSQSEWTGVMLSTLFREVGVSPKATWFLAEGSDAAVMTRSIPVSKGWQDAMIAYAQNGEAIRPQQGYPARLFLPGWEGNTNVKWIRRIELSDQPFMTREETSKYTETIRGGKIRQFSFDMDARSIITYPSYPQQVMRGWIEIRGIAWSGRGKISRVELSTDAGRHWHTATLQEPVLDKAHTYFRYLWRWDGQHTEIMSRAVDDTGYIQPTLQQLTAARGTDMGGYHLNPVTAWIIQRDGTVLFKPEKFR